A region from the Bacillota bacterium genome encodes:
- a CDS encoding transposase, producing the protein MRRFIGLDVHRDYCYAYVLEAGKEEGRRRRFPNTAEDWAGFVEELGPDDAVAIEVSGGTFRLYDTLADRTGQVVAVDPRVMRRLGSRKRKTDHDDAKLLAERLALGTLPGVWVPPKPIRELRVLVTLRRLVEERSRWKNQIRSLLQRHGYRAPHNL; encoded by the coding sequence GTGCGACGCTTCATCGGGTTGGACGTGCATCGGGACTACTGCTATGCCTACGTACTGGAAGCGGGAAAGGAAGAGGGAAGGCGCCGGCGCTTCCCCAACACGGCGGAGGACTGGGCCGGCTTTGTCGAGGAGCTCGGCCCTGACGACGCCGTGGCCATCGAGGTGAGCGGCGGCACCTTCCGCCTCTACGATACGCTGGCCGACCGGACCGGGCAAGTGGTGGCCGTAGACCCTCGCGTCATGCGGCGCCTGGGCTCGCGCAAGCGGAAGACTGACCACGACGATGCGAAGCTGTTGGCCGAGCGGCTGGCGTTGGGGACGCTGCCGGGTGTGTGGGTGCCGCCGAAGCCGATTCGGGAGCTTCGCGTGCTGGTTACGCTGCGGCGGCTGGTGGAGGAGCGGAGCCGGTGGAAGAATCAAATCCGCAGCCTGCTGCAGCGCCACGGCTATCGGGCGCCACACAACCTCTAG
- a CDS encoding transposase — MKDLWELDLPPGDRVVLAVALEQVRSSNMHLRALDREIGRRVKDCPPVRLLLSLGGFNVIAAATYYAYIADPFRFPSGKHVASYTGLVPRVYQSGTTDRRGSITKEGPAVLRWALVEAASSVARHGPPALRAFYERLRAKKGHQVAVVGLAAKLVRIAWCMWRTGQLFGGVRPELHAAKLALLDRHAAPYPTAHVLSWLAERIDQILDTSPYAIKRAVKASQLGVAA; from the coding sequence TTGAAGGACCTGTGGGAGCTGGACCTGCCGCCAGGTGACCGGGTGGTGTTGGCGGTGGCGCTGGAGCAGGTGCGTTCGAGCAACATGCACCTGCGGGCACTGGACCGAGAGATCGGCCGCCGGGTGAAAGACTGCCCACCGGTGCGGTTGCTCCTTTCTCTGGGGGGCTTTAACGTGATCGCGGCGGCCACGTACTACGCCTATATTGCCGACCCCTTCCGGTTTCCCAGCGGTAAGCACGTGGCCAGTTACACCGGCTTGGTGCCCCGCGTCTATCAATCGGGCACCACGGACCGCCGGGGGTCGATCACGAAGGAAGGTCCGGCAGTGCTGCGCTGGGCCCTGGTCGAGGCCGCCAGCAGCGTGGCCCGTCATGGTCCGCCGGCCCTGCGCGCGTTTTACGAACGACTGCGGGCGAAGAAGGGCCACCAGGTGGCCGTGGTGGGCCTGGCTGCCAAGCTGGTGCGGATCGCTTGGTGCATGTGGCGAACGGGCCAATTGTTTGGAGGCGTGCGCCCCGAGCTTCATGCTGCCAAGCTTGCCCTGCTCGACCGTCATGCAGCGCCCTACCCAACGGCCCACGTGCTGAGCTGGCTGGCGGAGCGCATCGACCAGATTCTGGACACGAGCCCTTATGCCATCAAGCGGGCCGTGAAAGCATCGCAACTCGGAGTCGCGGCTTGA